The window CCGCTGCACGGCATCCGAGGCCACGTGCTCTTTGTCTGCCTGGAACGTGCTGTGTGGGGTGGTGAGCCCTGACTTCTCGTCAGCTGCTGCGCGGTGGGCAGGCCTGCCTGGACCCTGCTGCTCCTGGGCAGCGGCCGCGTGTGTGCCCACGGGCGCGGCTGTCCTGCCCTGTGCAGAGCACAGGTGCCGGCCCCATGGCGGATGTGtcttaataaagaaagaaaagccctgtGCAAAAGCTATACTGCGTGGCCGTAACTAGTGATTTCCGGCACGTGTGGCCAGCCTTGGAGTGCTGTTTCCTGCTTGCTCCCAGCAAACGGCAGAGGGTGCCCCTGCGTGCACTGCAAGGGGAAGGACGTCCTCCAGCCTGGTCCTCGAGGGTTCCATTTTTTTGCCAATCCCCCAGGAGTGCTCAGATTGGGAGGCCAGAGCGGCCCGGTGTGCAGGAGGCGTGAGTGTGCCGCTGGGCATGCTTGGGCCCAGGGCGGGGGACTCCCTCCTGCCAGCCTGGAGGACCCCTCAGACTCCTTCGGGCGTCACAGACAGTTCCAAGCTCCTCCCAGGGGGCGGAGGGGGTGCTGGCGGCCGGGCTGGAGCAGGGCTCTGCCGGGGCTGTAGTGTGGCCGGACCCTTGAGCTCAGCCCCCCGAGGGCCgagccccctccccactccagaGTGTACTCCATCGCCTATTAACCTTGTGACCTGAGGCAGCGGGCAGCATTCACGGGCAGAAGCAAGAGTCGTACTACCCGGGCCTCTCCTCAAGCCAGCGCAGGCCGCCTCGGGCAGGCGAGGAATGGACATGCCTCCCACTGGGCCCCACCCCCGAGGGCCCCTGTCTCCTCCCAGAGCCCAGGGGGCAGCATGTGGGGGGCCTCAGGGGGCCTGGAACCACCGCAGCCTTCCATGCAGACGTCTGGAAATTGGGGGGATCAGGAGAATTCTCCAGCCCTGGGACTGAGAGTGTGGCACTTCTCAGGGGTGACCCTCTCAACCGGGTGTGGTGGCAGCTGAGGGGCAGTGGGTTCCAGGAGAGGGTCTGTTCTTCCCCCAGCGTGTCCGCAGCGAGCGCCCTATTCAGCTGCTCACAGCAGCCCCGGCCAGTCCCGGGGCACTCAGCACAGGCTGGCCAGAGGGGCACTCACTCCCCAGGGGCCTGGCGGGGGCCCGAGGGGCTCAGGGTGttggccccccccccccagccccgtGGGGTTGCAGTGCCCATGGTCCCCAAGGGCTACCGCAGGTGGGTGCAGGGAGCTGGTTGTGCTGGGTGGCACGCCCGCTGTGCAGCCCCCCAGGTTCCCCAGAGTCGGCACCAcggaggcagggggtggggggtaagcTGCCAGCGGGTCGCCAGCCGGCATGCTCAGGCTCTGACCCAGCGCCGGCTCGGGCGGGCGGGGAGCGGCCCCTGACGGCAGGACCAGTGGCGCGGACTTGCTGGGGCGTCGGGTCCCTGGTCGCGCCCCTTCCAGCGCAGGCCCTCCCCCTCGGGCGGCAGGGGAGGTGCCACTGTGTGCACCCCGTCGCACCCTCTCTGCGGCAGACAAGCCAGGGCCTGGCCCCTGCGTGGGGGCACCGAGGGCAGAGCCACAGCCGCCCACCCAGGCCAAGGGCCGGCCCCAGGGGCCTCAGTGTGGAGCCGCCCGGCCCGCGGGACCCTAGAGCTGCCCGCCAGCTGCCATCTGCCGGCTGTCatgaggggctggggctggacctGGGCCACGACCGTGGCTCTCCTCTGGCCACAGCTCGCGCTGCCCGGGGGTGTCGGCGCCCGGCGGGAGCCCAACAGGCTACGGCCGCCCGGCCAGCACACAGCGTCCCCCAGCGCCACCATCCCCAGCATCAGGGAGCCTCCAGGCGCCCCCAGGGTAGGCGAGCTGGGCGCATGTGGGCGGGGGGCGTGCGGGCACGTGCGGGGCGCACTTCCAGAGGGTTCCGGGCCAGCGAGGCCGGAGTTCCCCAGAGGGGGTGGCTCTGCCTACCTGGTCCTGCCTGGCAGGTGGCCAGTGGCCCCTTTCCCTGGCCCGTGTTGGTGGAGAGGGGTTTCTGGCAAGGTCCTCAGGAGCCAGGGCTGGAGGGGGCCTCGTTGGGGGCACATCAGCCCTTCAGTGCCTCGGGAAGGCTGCGCTCTGAGCTGCCTGCCGTGGTCTGCGGTGGCCTTGGTGAAATCGCGTGTCCAGGTGTGTGTATAGAGGACGCCCCGCAGGCCCCACCGGGCCCGGGGTCTTCTCTGAGCCAGGAGACCCAGGCTGGGAGTCTCCTAAGGGGTCCTGGAGCTGACCATGGGGCCCAGGCCTGGGCCCTCCCACCACCGAGTCTGCTGACCTGGGCGTCCACGGCCCGGCCAAGCACGGCGTTGCCATCCTGGGGACACAGGTCAGGTCGGGGCGGGGGTGGTACTGGCAGCCTCAGGGTGTCGCTGTGGCCGCCTGCCTGCTGCCCATGCGGCCTGAGGCCCTATTTCCCAGAAGGGCTGGGGAGAGGTGGGCTCCAGCAAGAGCCTCTGGCCTGCAGGAAGGAGGGGCTGTTGGGGCCTTGGGTCGCAGCCTTTCCTGCTGGGACTTGGTCAGCCTCTGCCtgacccccaccctggcccctggcccccGGCCCCCAGCATGGAGATGGGCGGGGGCGGCCGTGGAGCAGCCAGGTACTGGCTGCCTCTTTCTCCTGGCCCTGTGTGGGGCCCAGGCCGGGGTCCAGCTGACCCCTCAGGGAAGAGGCCCGTCTGGCCGTGTCCAGGACTCCCCTGAGGACCAAGGGCTGGCACCCTGTCCCCAGCCCCCGGCGTCTCTCTGCTGAAGCTGGCCTGGTGGCTCTCGCACCTGGTGTCCCATGTGGCACCAGGAACGCTGCCTCCCACCCCATGCATGGCTGCAGCCAGGACCTATCCCACTGCGGGCCCTGTGGCCACAGGAAGTCCTGGCTGTGCCTGGAGAGTCAGAACCGGCCCGGGGCCAGTTTCCAGAATGGTGCTGCTGCCGCTGCCCTTGCCAGGGTGTCCCTGGCCACTGCACTGCCGCCTGCCTGTGCCCGCAGCCGCCTGAGGCCTCTGGGCCCGAGTTCTTGGATGCCCACACCACGTGGCTGAGCTTCGTCCGGCAGCCCGACGACGGGGCCACAAGGAAACAGTGCCGAGGGAGGGACAAGCAGTCGGTGAGAGCAGGTGGCTGGGAGGCCTTGGTGCGGGGTGGCCCTGTGCGTCCTCACGCTCTGTCCCCCCCCAGCAAGGCCTCTCTGGACCCCCAGGGCCGCCAGGCGCTGAGACCCCGCGAGAGACCCTGCTGCGGGAGTTCCAGGAGCTGCTGAGAGGTGAGCCCCAGGCCGCCCCCGGGCCCAAGCAGCCAGGCTGCTGCGCTGACCCGCGCTGGCCACCGCCGCCCTTGTCCCCACAGAAGCCACTAAGCGCCGGCTCCCGGGGCTGCCCAGCGGGGGCCCCCTGGCCGAGGCCTTCCACTGCCGGCTGCCCGGGCCCGTGCGGGTGGATGGGAGGACGCTGGTGGAGCTGCACGGCTTCCAGGCTGTGAGTGATGTGAGGGCCGGGCCGGAGCAGCCAGGAGGGGCTGTGGCCCCGCGCTGCCCCCAACCTGCCACTCACTCGCTGCCCTTGCAGCCCGCGGCTGATGGGACCTTCCTGCGCGGCACCGGCCTCAGCCTGGCCTCTGGCCGCTTCACTGCCCCCGCGGCCACAGTCTTCCAGTTCTCAGCCAGCCTGCACGTGGGTGAGCACCCTCTCGGGCCTGGGGGGGTGCCTGGGGTGCCTGGGGGCCCTGGTTACCCTCATGGCCCCCAACCCCACAGGCCACAGCGAGCTGAAGAGCAGGGCCCGGCCGCGGGTCCAGGACGCCATCCATGTGCTCATCTGCATCTCGTCCCTCTGTCACCACCACACGTGAGCCATGGTGGATGGTGGGCGGGATCAGGACCTCGGGCAGCGGGCAGGGTTGGGACCTCGGGACTCCGGCTGCGGGTGGGGCGGGACCTCGGGTGGCAGGCAGGGTCGGGaccccagggccctgccccccacccgGCCTCACCTGCGCCCATGCCCCTGGCCCAGGACTCTGGAGGCTGTCGAGGGCCTGGAGCGCCGCGGTGGGGTCTTCACGGTGCCGGTGCAGGGGCTGCTACAGCTGCAGGTGGGCGTGGAGGGAGGGGTGCGCTGCAGCCAGCACCCATGTCCTGAGGCCGCAGGAGTGGGCTCTGGTCCGGCCAGGCTCGGCCCCAACCCGAGAGGACGCTTTCTCGCCTGGACTTTGGGTTCAGGCCCCCTGTAGGTGGGTGGGGGTCTGGCCTGGAGCTGCCCACCCTGCTGGTGACACCGCCTGGGGGCTGCAGGCTGGACAGTACGTCTCCATCTTCGTGGACAATGGCTCCAGGGCGCACCTCACTGTCCAGAGCGGTTCCAGCTTCTCAGGCCTGCTTCTGGGCGCGTGACGGCGCCAAGGAGGGCAGAGGAGCTGACGTGGAGCCAGCAGCCAGGACAGGCGCTGTTGGGGAGCCGATCCCCAAAGCTGCCTGCCCCTACAAACCTCCCTTCCCAGCTCCCAGCCTGTCCTCCCAAGCTCCATCGGGCCAGCCCTCGGGCAGTGCTCCCCCCCGCCTGTCCCATTCAGTCCCCAACCCCCCCACCCAGTCCCCCTGCAGCCCTGGGTCCCCCCAGCTCCTGGTCTCCTCCAGCCCCTGGGGGCCCCCCAACCCCGGTTGCCCT of the Tamandua tetradactyla isolate mTamTet1 chromosome 2, mTamTet1.pri, whole genome shotgun sequence genome contains:
- the C1QTNF12 gene encoding adipolin, with product MRGWGWTWATTVALLWPQLALPGGVGARREPNRLRPPGQHTASPSATIPSIREPPGAPRVASGPFPWPVLVERGFWQGPQEPGLEGASLGAHQPFSASGRLRSELPAVVCGGLGEIACPGLGPPTTESADLGVHGPAKHGVAILGTQVRSGRGWYWQPQGVAVAACLLPMRPEALFPRRAGESMEMGGGGRGAAREEARLAVSRTPLRTKGWHPVPSPRRLSAEAGLVALAPGVPCGTRNAASHPMHGCSQDLSHCGPCGHRKSWLCLESQNRPGASFQNGAAAAALARPPEASGPEFLDAHTTWLSFVRQPDDGATRKQCRGRDKQSQGLSGPPGPPGAETPRETLLREFQELLREATKRRLPGLPSGGPLAEAFHCRLPGPVRVDGRTLVELHGFQAPAADGTFLRGTGLSLASGRFTAPAATVFQFSASLHVGHSELKSRARPRVQDAIHVLICISSLCHHHTTLEAVEGLERRGGVFTVPVQGLLQLQAGQYVSIFVDNGSRAHLTVQSGSSFSGLLLGA